One segment of Poecile atricapillus isolate bPoeAtr1 chromosome 5, bPoeAtr1.hap1, whole genome shotgun sequence DNA contains the following:
- the ATP5MC3 gene encoding ATP synthase F(0) complex subunit C3, mitochondrial, whose product MAPAQSDLGRAPPLPPPGPAAPAHSRPCPPARRPERGTAARRRIVSPGTPPAKMFACAKLATSPSLIRAGSRVLYRPISASVLSRPEVKNGEGKSTVNGAQNTVSQVALREFQTSAISRDIDTAAKFIGAGAATVGVAGSGAGIGTVFGSLIIGYARNPSLKQQLFSYAILGFALSEAMGLFCLMVAFLILFAM is encoded by the exons aTGGCGCCGGCACAAAGTGACCTTGGCCGCGCCCCGCCCCTtccgccgcccggccccgccgcgcctgCGCACAGCCGGCCCTGTCCGCCCGCCCGTCGGCCCGAGCGCGGCACCGCAGCG AGACGCCGGATCGTGAGCCCCGGGACGCCGCCCGCTAAGATGTTCGCTTGCGCCAAGCTCGCCACTTCGCCCTCCCTG ATCCGTGCTGGATCAAGAGTCTTGTACAGACCAATTTCGGCGTCTGTGTTGTCTAGGCCAGAGGTCAAGAATGGAGAG gGCAAGTCAACAGTTAATGGGGCCCAAAATACTGTCTCCCAAGTAGCACTTAGAGAATTCCAGACAAGTGCTATCAGCAGGGACATTGACACTGCTGCCAAATTCATTGGTGCTGGTGCAGCCACAGTGGGTGTGGCTGGTTCTGGTGCTGGTATTGGAACAGTCTTCGGTAGTCTAATCATTGGTTATGCCAG aaatccttctctgaagcagcagctgttcTCATATGCTATCCTGGGATTCGCCCTGTCTGAAGCTATGGGTCTCTTCTGTCTGATGGTTGCTTTCTTGATCCTGTTTGCCATGTGA